A stretch of the Cervus canadensis isolate Bull #8, Minnesota chromosome 16, ASM1932006v1, whole genome shotgun sequence genome encodes the following:
- the CCNO gene encoding cyclin-O, with translation MVTPGPTSPMSPAAWAGRRDARNLRAPVKKSRRPRLRRKQPLQPLNTSPLPGDSGVCDLFESPPSSGSDGADSPAARGCSHAPGAAQQLAQLDLQTFRDYGQSCYAFCKAREGHFHPRESLALQPQVTAESRCKLLSWLIPVHRQFGLSFESLCLTVNTLDRFLITTPVAADCFQLLGVTSLLIACKQVEVHPPRVKQLLALCCGAFSRQQLCNLECIVLHKLHFSLGAPTISFFLEHFTHARVEAGQAEVSEALEAQALARGVAELSLADYAFTSYTPSLLAICCLALADRMLQLPRPMDLSLGGHPEEALQDCLGKLQLLVAINGTSLTHMLPLQIREKCCLSPSLK, from the exons ATGGTGACCCCCGGCCCTACCAGCCCCATGAGCCCCGCCGCCTGGGCTGGGAGGCGGGACGCCCGGAACCTCCGCGCCCCGGTGAAGAAGAGCCGGCGCCCACGCCTACGGAGGAAGCAGCCGCTGCAGCCTCTTAACACAAGCCCGCTGCCCGGAGACTCTGGCGTTTGCGACCTGTTCGAGTCACCCCCCAGCTCCGGCTCGGATGGCGCAGATAGCCCCGCGGCGCGAGGCTGCAGCCACGCTCCGGGTGCCGCCCAGCAGCTGGCGCAGCTCGATCTGCAGACCTTCCGTGACTACGGTCAGAGCTGCTACGCCTTCTGCAAGGCGCGGGAAGGCCACTTCCACCCGCGGGAGTCGCTGGCGCTGCAGCCACAA GTGACGGCGGAGTCCCGCTGTAAGCTGCTCAGCTGGCTAATCCCCGTGCACCGCCAGTTCGGCCTTTCCTTCGAGTCGCTGTGCCTGACGGTGAACACCCTGGACCGCTTCCTTATCACCACGCCTGTGGCTGCAGACTGCTTCCAGCTGCTCGGGGTCACGTCTCTGCTCATCGCTTGCAAACAG GTGGAGGTGCACCCGCCTCGCGTGAAGCAGCTCCTGGCCCTGTGCTGCGGTGCCTTCTCCAGGCAGCAGCTCTGCAACCTCGAATGCATCGTGCTGCACAAACTGCATTTCAGCCTGGGCGCTCCCACCATCAGCTTCTTCCTGGAGCATTTCACGCACGCGCGCGTGGAGGCCGGGCAGGCCGAGGTCTCCGAAGCCCTGGAAGCGCAAGCCTTGGCGCGCGGGGTGGCGGAGCTGAGCCTGGCCGACTACGCTTTCACCAGCTACACCCCTTCCCTGCTGGCCATCTGTTGCCTGGCGCTGGCCGACCGTATGCTGCAGCTCCCTCGCCCCATGGACTTGAGCCTGGGCGGGCACCCTGAGGAGGCGCTGCAGGACTGCCTGGGCAAGCTGCAGCTTCTGGTGGCCATAAACGGAACCTCCCTGACTCATATGTTGCCCCTCCAGATCCGAGAGAAGTGCTGCCTGTCCCCGAGCTTGAAATAA
- the MCIDAS gene encoding multicilin translates to MQECGGTAAGRRAFDSICPNRMLDPRGRPMSKAGKPERKFAPPRKFFPGSSGCSRVSVYQDPPDAETPALPALTTIDLQDLADCSSFLGSDPPPGGDSAASQSHSLQTAADFDLQDFRDTVENLIADSSSLMSPSLVAGDFPFSPSDVLPFGPCLSPPLSPPKVPPPEQYWKEVADQNQRALGDALIENNQLHATLTQKQEEIASLKERNVQLKELASRTRHLASVLAKLMITHSRDPGAAAEPFQLKATAKRSLEELFSAAGQDCAEVDAVLREISERCDEALQSRDPKRLRLQPEPPSLDRRPGNLHGAFPGLRTDCSRSALNLSHSELEEGGSFSTPIRSHSTIRTLAFPQGNAFTIRTANGGYKFRWIPS, encoded by the exons ATGCAGGAGTGCGGGGGAACCGCGGCGGGTCGCCGGGCCTTCGACAGCATTTGCCCCAACAGGATGCTGGATCCGCGAGGCCGGCCCATGAGCAAGGCCGGGAAGCCGGAGAGGAAG TTCGCTCCTCCGCGGAAGTTCTTTCCCGGTAGCAGCGGCTGCAGCCGGGTGTCGGTGTACCAGGATCCCCCAGACGCCGAGACCCCTGCACTGCCAG CGCTCACCACCATAGACCTGCAGGACCTCGCCGACTGCTCCTCGTTTCTTGGGTCCGACCCGCCGCCTGGTGGTGACTCAGCCGCCTCACAG AGCCATTCCCTGCAAACGGCAGCGGACTTCGATCTGCAGGATTTCAGAGACACTGTGGAGAATCTCATTGCAG ACTCATCCTCTTTGATgtcaccttccctggtggccggAGACTTCCCGTTCTCTCCTAGCGACGTCCTGCCGTTTGGTCCCTGTCTCTCCCCACCGCTGAGCCCGCCCAAAGTGCCCCCGCCAGAGCAGTACTGGAAGGAGGTGGCTGACCAGAACCAGAGGGCGTTGGGGGACGCACTCATCGAGAATAATCAA CTGCACGCGACGCTGacccagaaacaggaggaaatCGCCTCCCTGAAGGAGCGCAATGTGCAACTGAAGGAGCTCGCCAGTAGGACCCGGCACCTGGCCTCGGTGCTGGCT AAGCTGATGATCACCCATTCCCGGGATCCCGGGGCGGCAGCCGAGCCCTTCCAGCTCAAGGCGACGGCCaaaaggagcctggaggagtTGTTCAGCGCTGCGGGGCAGGATTGCGCGGAAGTGGACGCCGTTCTGAGGGAGATTTCTGAGCGCTGCGATGAAGCTCTGCAGAGCCGCGATCCCAAGAGGCTCCGGCTGCAGCCCGAGCCCCCGAGCCTGGACCGCAGGCCCGGGAACCTGCACGGCGCCTTCCCGGGGCTGCGCACAGACTGCAGCCGGAGTGCGCTGAacctgagccacagtgagctcgAGGAGGGCGGCTCCTTTAGCACCCCCATCCGCAGCCACAGCACCATCCGCACCCTTGCTTTCCCCCAGGGCAATGCCTTCACCATCCGGACCGCCAACGGGGGTTACAAATTCCGCTGGATCCCCAGTTGA